The Methanococcoides methylutens genome segment GAACATTTAACTCGCATGGCTTAGTCGAATACCGATAGCAGTAACCTCTGGCAGGATCAACCAGAGTTATTTGTTAAAGCACACAAAATTTGGAAGTTAACTAAGAATTGTCGGAAAAGAACTCTTTGTTTAATTAGAGAGTTGTTTTCTTTGCACAATAGTTGGTTAGTTCTTTTGATAGATAAAGTCACTATCAGTCAGAATTAACCGAACTGCCACTTTCAACGTCAGACCGGAAAAGCTCCGGTCTCCACTAATGATTTTGAAATGGAGGTGATTGAAATTCCACGCACGTTGTGCGGGATTCTCATAATACATCTCATCGCATATATACCTTCCTGATCGGAAGATTATGACACATTTTTGGAGAATGTATCGATATACGTGAAATGCATGACGTTTTTCGAACTCTCAGTAGATCGTGTCAGAATCGACAGCGACCAGCTCACTGAGAGCACCCCTACAATAGCTCACTCGTATTTATACGTTGTGTGTCAATGTGTGACACGGATATATATGCAAGGAGTAATGCTCAAATTTTGATTATAAAATAAGCGTTTTTCACAATTTATAATTGGAGAGTAATACAATAAAATAGTGATCACTGATCGGCATTTCTCTTTACTAAAATAAATTAAACATGATAGACGGATTACCTACCTCACAGGTCTTCACTTCGGCAGATTCACATGAACCGTTGTCCCACTACCTTCCTCACTCTCCACCCAGATCTTACCATTATGTGCTTCTACAATGTTCTTGCTGATGTACAGCCCCACTCCTGTGCCTCCATACTTGCGTCTGGTCGAGGCGTCGATCTGGTAAAACCTCTGAAACAGGATCGGCATCAATTCTTTTGGGATACCGATCCCGGTATCTTCAACACTAATGTGCAGATCGTCCCCTTCCTCTTGTGCAGTCACACTTATCCTGCCTCCTGATGGTGTGAATTTGATAGAATTATCAACAAGGTAGACCAATAGATCGGTCAATTTATCTTTATCCCCTTTTATTGAAGGTAAACTGTCAGGTATGTGCTTTTCAATGGTCAGATCATTCTCCCTGAACCGCGGAAGCATATCAGTAACAACGTGGTCCGTGATCTCTGCGATTCGGACCGGCTCAAATGTATATTCAATGGCACAGGCTTGCATCTTGCTAATGTAAAGGAGAGAATCAACAAGACGCCTGAGCCGCTCGGAGTTGCGCATGATCGTATTGACTGATTTTCTCTGCTCCTCATTAACTGAACCCAACGTTTCATCGGACAGGACCTGACTGTAGCCTTCGATGCAGGTAAGAGGTGTTTTGAGCTCATGGCTTACGTTCGACAGGAACTCATCCTTCATCCTGTCAAGGGATTTCAGTTCCTCGTTAGCGTTCGCAAGTTCCTCTGCGTATCGCTGAAGTGCATCCTCTGCCCGCTTGCGTATGGTGATGTCTTCAACAATACAGATGCCGCCCTTCAGAGTACCATCTTCAGATATGTTCGGGCTGAAGTCGGCCTTGATGGGTGTGATCTTGGTGCCAGTGGTGGGAATATACTCCCCCTCGTACTGTCCCGACCTCCTTTCCAGGACCGCCTCAAGAGCAAGCCGCATATTTTCATCCCTTAAGGATACCCCCATGTTAAAACCGACTACCTCTTCTTTCGGCAGACCAAGAATCTTAAGAAGGCTTTCATTACATTCAGTAACGATCCCGTTCTTATCAAAATGGAAGATCCCCAGCGGCGAATTCTCAAAGATAAGCCGGTACTTCGTCTCGGACTCACGTAACGCCTTATCTGTCTGTTTATTATTAGTAGTTAGGATAAACCAGCCCCCCATCACTCTGCAAGAGTTAATTTGCATTGTCCATGGACATAAATGTTGTTCCCTGATTCATGGGATCTACACAGTATTGTTACGCAGCATACGAAACAAAAACTGTATGCTAGATACTGTTGAACAGCTTTCAAGTGGGACGAGATAAAAAGGGATGATAAAGGAAGAGAACCGATAAAAAGCGGAAGAAATACTTCCTAACAAGAATCCAATGGCTTTGCCGAATATAATCCTCCGTTAGATATACCAAAAAAAATCACAAACTATAACACCCCTCAAATCTTTAACACTCCATACAACATTTTCCAGATCACGAATACAAAGGGGTACTCAATCTTGCCATCCACCAACCTTAACGATAACCAGCAAAAAGCAGTCACTTACACCAACGGTCCACTTCTTATCCTCGCAGGTCCCGGCTCAGGAAAGACATTCACCATCACAGAGAAAGTGGTCGATCTTACCGAAAAATCCCTCCTTCCTGAAAAGATACTGGCACTCACATTCTCAGAAAAAGCAGCCGGAGAGATGCAGGAAAGGATCGAGAACAAGATAGGTGTTGGAAGCGGCATCACAGTTTCCACATTCCACTCATTCTGCAATGACCTGATACGTGAGTTCTCCCTTTACCTTGGCATAAACCAGAATGCAAAACTGATTTCAAAGGAACACTCCCACGTCTGGGGGATCAAGAACATCGACTCATTCGATTTCCAGAACCTGGCAATCCCGACACAACCATACGACCTCATCACAAGCCTGCTGGAAGGCGTCTCCCAGCTGAAGGACCACCTGATCCCACCAAAGGAACTGGCTGAATATGCAGGCAGGAAGCTGGAAGATGCCAGCATTGACGAAGGTGAAAGGGATGTCCTGCTGAAGCTGAGCGACCTTGCAAGGTTCTATGAGCATTACCAGCAGTACAAGAGTGACAACGGGTTCCTTGACTACGATGACATGATCTCCATGGCCTGCAACCTCCTTGAGACGAACGATGTTGTCAGGAACATGGTGAAGGCCAGATATGACTATGTGCTCGTGGACGAGTTCCAGGACACCAATTTTGCACAACTGTTCCTGGTTCACATGATAGCGGATGGCAATAACCTGACCTGTGTGGCTGACGATGACCAGTGTATCTACCGTTTCAGGGGAGCATATCTTGCCAACATCGAGCAATTGCAGGAATACTACCATTCCCTTGAGAAGATCCCGCTTGAGAAGAACTACAGGTCAAGCTCACAGATCGTATAGCTGTCCCAGCAGCTCATTGCGAACAACCCGCAGAGGCAGGAAAAGAACCTCACGGCCCACAATGGTGAGAAGAGCGAGGTGAAGGTTGTCAAAGCACCTGATGATGTGAGCGAGGCAGAGTGGGTCGCTGAAGAGATCACGAACACGATCAATGAAGGCGTTCGCCCAGGGGAGATCTTCATACTTACCCGAAAAAGGGCTGACGGAAAGAAGTTCAGCGAATCATTGAAGCAGAGGATGGTGCCGGTGGAATTCGTAGGCAGCCTCCAGCTGAACCGTTTCCCGGTGGTGAGGGAAGCGATGGCATACCTCCACGTGGTGGCTGATCCGTTCAACAACGGGATCGCCTTTGCAAAGATACTGTCAAGGGAAGGAGTGAGCGAGCACAACCTGCAGAAGATCAACCTTCAGGCATTGAAGATCAGCAGAGATGACAGCGATACAGGGGACGGGATATATTCCGTGCTGCTCTACCAGCTTGATGAAATTGACATCGGCCAGAAGGACCTGATCAGGTCCATCGTGTCCCGGCTCAATGAGCTGATCGAATACAAGAAGATCCACCTGCCATCGGATACTGTGAAGCACCTGCTGTCCGAGAAGACCGATTTCTACAGGACACAGCTGCAGGAGGATACACAGGCATCCAGAAGGAACATTTCCATCCTGAACTCCCTTGTGACCACTGTGGAAGACCTTGAACTTGTTGATGGCGGCAGTGAACTGGAGACCGTGGTCGAGGACCTGGAGCTGGTCTTCGGCCTAGACCTGGACGAGGGAGTGTCCAGTGATGAGGATACTGTCAAGGTGATGACGATCCACCAGTCCAAGGGCAAGGAAGCGAAGGTGGTGTTCGTCTGCGACATGGCCACCAGACACCTTCCTCTGAACTACAGGAGAAAGGCCTTCACCGTGCCAAAGGAGCTATCAAAGGGCCGCCAGAGGGATGTGGACGAGAAGGTGCTGCACCTTGAGGAGGAAAGAAGGCTGGCCTATGTTGCCATGACAAGGGCAAAGGAAGAGCTTTACCTGGTGTTCCCTGAAAAATATGAAGGCAACAAACGGAAGGTCTCCCCCAGCGAGTTCCTCACACAACTTGAGTACACGTCAAATCCGCTGGTCGGGTATATCGAAGCAGAGCAGTTCGAAAGGAAGAGCGAGGTGGAGGACGTCTCACCCCTGATGAAGAAAAAAGACGAGTACCTCTGGATGCTCGGCATGTATTCAAAGCAGGGACAGTTAAAGCAGGCCCTGGAATCCCTTGTGGTCCTCGCCCAGCTCAGGGAGATCGAGGCCGAAGGCAACCTGTCCGCTTTTGATGCAAAGGATTTCCTGCAGGTCAACCCTAAGCAACCTCAGGAGCTGGAGGACCTGATCGACAACAAAATCCCGCCCCTTGTGGACCCGAACATGAGATTCTCGGCTTCAAAGATAAAGACATACCAGGACTGCCCGCTGAAATTCAAGTACGGGACAGTCCTCAACATTCCCACTCCGCAGAAGACCTATTTCCAGGTCGGTACAGATGTCCACTCCGTCTACGAACAACTGTCCCGAATGGACATGAAGGGAGAATCCATTGATATCTCCACAGCCAACCAGCTGCTGGATGACATCTGGGACCCTGCTGCCTACCCTTCCAGGACCCAGGAACAACAGGAACACGGCAAGATGAAGCAGATGATGGACTTCTGGTTCCGCTTTGAGGCCGACAATCCCAACGAGACCGTTGCAGTGGAAGAATTCTTCGACCTTGACCTGAACGGTGCCCATTTCGGAGGGGTCATCGATAGAATAGACCGGACCCCGACAGGCGAATACATCGTCATCGACTACAAGACCGGCAAGACCACCCTCTCAAAGAACAAGATGAAGGACGATGTCCAGCTGGCCCTCTATTGCCTGGCCGTGAAGGAGATGTACGGCAAGCTCCCGGTACAAGCCGGATTGCTTTATGTCAACCCCGAGGTCCAGGAGCTTCGTATGATGAATGTCGATGAGGAGAGGATTAGTGTTGTGGTTGATGGGATCAATGCTGTGGTTGCAAGGGTTTTAAAGGATGACTTTGAGGTTGAAGGGGAGCCGAATTGTTATTTCTGTGATTTTAAGGGGATCTGTGAGTGGAGGGAGGGGGAGTGAGTTTTATATTTTAGAAATCAGTAAATATTTATTTTCTGTTCAATGAGGGGTACAAAAATAGCTCAGATATTAAAAGAACAAGATAGTCTCGATGAGGCAGGTGGCAAGAGAATCTTAGGAGGAATTATAGCAATAATCCTGGGTCTATTGACACTCTATTTCACTGAAAGTGGTCTAATAGGCTTCGGCCTTATCGTTGTAGGAATCATAGTAGTCCAGCAGGGAAATGCTTTTTGGAAAGGAGCAGATGGAGAAAATATGGTCACTAACCTTCTTGAGAACCTGCCTTATAATTGGTCTGTACTTAACGACATGGTGGTAGGCTCTTCACAGATCGATCATATTGTAGTTTGTCCTAAAGGCGTTTACACGATTGAAACTAAGAATTATAGAGGAACAATCTATGGGAATGCTGAAAAGAAGGAATGGATGCAAGTTTTCCCTAATGGTTCAAAATATGACTTTTATAATCCAGTTAAACAAGGCAACAAGCATTCTTTAGAATTAAGTAGATATCTTGAATCAAATGGGCTCAAAACGTGGGTTAACACCGTAGTTGTGTTCCCGAGTGACGAAGTAGAATTGAAAGTATATTCACCAAAAACACAAGTGTTGTATCTTAAAGATGTAGCTGCATATTTTATGAATCAGAAAGATTCAATTGATCAGAATACCTGTGATGATATTGTGAAGTGTATACAGAATTTGAATCCTGCAGAGTATGAGAACGTTGGTTACAATAATTGATTTGTTGACAGTTCTATTGGGATACTGAGAATGGTATTCAACTTATATTGAATTTTAGTCAGGAAAGAGTAGAAAACTGTGAAGTTTCTCTGGAAAAATAAAACAGAAATTCCAATAGAACAAGTTGTACTTTTGTAAAAGGTTATTTAAAGAAATATTAACAGATTAAACTAATAGTCATATTCGAGTTGACGGGGGACAAATCAATCATGAACACAGACCAAAGAAATCAAACAATCAAAATCATCACAGCAGTAACGTTCCTGATAATGATCACCGTCAACGCACTGGCCAACATCCTCCCCATCAATGACATGACCACCGGCCAGCTCTCAGACTCCTACCCCAATCTTTTTGCCCCTGCAGGAGCAACCTTTGCGATCTGGGGACTCATATATCTATTACTGGGCGGCTACACACTTTACCAGCTCGGCATCTTTCAGGGAAACACAACCACCGACAGGACCGAGCTCATCTATAAGATCGGAATCCTGTTCTCTGTATCTTCCATTGCCAATACATCCTGGATCTTCGCATGGCACTATGAAATAATCCCATTATCCATGTTGCTGATGATTGTTATACTCATTTGCCTGATCCTGATAAATCAACTTACAAGCAGGGAACATTTTTCTAAAGACGAATACTTCTTTATCAGGCTTCCTTTTAGCGTTTACTTCGGATGGATCACAGTAGCAACCATTGCCAATGCCACTGTACTCCTTGTCAGCCTGGGCTGGAAAGACTTCATTTTGAGTGACGCTTCCTGGACTGTTATAGTAATTGCTTTAGGACTTGTTATCGGCCTTGTGACAATGCTGAAGAACAGGGATGTTGCCTACGGGCTTGTTATTGTCTGGGCTTATTCGGGGATATTGCTAAAGCATACATCGCCTGAAGGATTTGGGGGGCAGAATCCCGTGATTATCAATACGACGATTGGGTGTATTGTTTTGTTGCTTCTTGGTGTGGTTTATTTGTTGATTTCGAAAAGGAAGAGGATGGGGTATTGAATAAGGAAGATATAATGGACAAGATACTGCAATTAACTCCTGAGACAGCTAGGAGGGTATTCATAGATTATAGAGGTACTCTGAAGAGGATACAAGATAAAATAAGGCTAACAGGAGAAATAAAACTCAATGCAAGGTTTATGATAGTACTTGCAGATAAGCTCATGTGAGAGCTTATTCCTCTTTTTCTTTTTTGTTGCTTTGTAAACTTAATTTATGTGATTTTGCTTTATCGTTAAATTCAGGTAGGCAGTTAAACTTTTCAATATAGGTTGCAAAGCACTCATATTCAAATTTTGCTACTTTTCCCATAGTTCTTAAATCTTCAGGATAATTTGTCTTTACATCGCATATGAATGGACGAACAGAAACAAAAAGTACGTTAAGAAGGTCTTGAAGGTTTTGATATTTATACATAAACCTGTCAGCTCCTACATGCTTTGTCTTTCCATTAATAGTACTATTAAACTGCTTTAAACGACCTTTTAGTCCAGCTCGTGAATTTAGACATACCCACATATTTAATTTCACGAATCCAACTGAAATCTTGTCCAGACAAATCCAATTCTGAAAGAGCTATGCAATAAATTCCCGGATATTCAATATCAGGTAGGTTATCCCTGACTCACCATTTTACCCATTTAGTAAATATAGTCTCATCCATTTGATATTCCTTTTTGTCTTACAAGTTCATCGAGTGTTTTACCGTCTTTGTCCTTCCAAAGCATCCATCCATTAGCAGCTCTGCCTAGTACAACTGATGCCGACATGGATGGTGAAGAAAAAGTAAAATCTTCTTGGTAAACATAGACACCATCTTCTTCCTTTACAATTCCCTTTTCTAATAAATTGGCTCTAAATGCCCGTATACTTGGTTGAAGAGAAGTTGTTTCTTCCATATTTGATTTTGATCCCTTATTAACAACAAAACCTTCTTCAGTATATTCACCAATGGCATTTGCATTTTTGCTCTTGCAGAAATATGTGTGTCTCTTGCTACGTTTTGTTTGTTCAAAAATAGGATAACCAAGAGTAGCCATTATAATCTTTAATTCATCAAAGAAACGTAAAACGAAATCCCGGTCTTGATCTGTTAAAGATGATTTAGTAGGAGTATTACTATTTTCAAGAGTACATTTATTGACTAATTTAGCCTGCTCACAAGCATGATTTTCAAGATATTTAATGTGAGCTTTGTTCAAGTTATTTTTCTCTGAAACAAAGCATATAGCTTGATTCCAGAAATCCTTCTTTTTGTGGTGATCGCTTAAACGAACAGTCAGTATTTCAGATTCACCAACATACACTTTTGGTTTTCCAACTTCATCTTTTTCGCCGATTAGAAAATATAATCCTGGCTGTTCAAGCTCTGATCTTTTTAGGCCTGCGTCTAATTTTGCTCTAGGAATGGAAACAGCTTTGACAATAGAATCAAAGAATTCACATATTTTTACTCCCTGTGGATTGGCATCTGGCAGGTAAATTGAAATTGTTCTTCCTATTGTCATGAATCGATCCTCAGAATAATTAGTTTTATTGACAAACTTCAAAACATATTCTATTTATATGTATAAATAAGTTAATATTGAATTAATATGTGATTGTTTTTTGGATCAATTTAGATAGAAGGAGAGAAAAATGAATAATGAAAGATACGTTGAATTCTATCGCATAGCACAAAGTGTACTTGGTGATAAGCTTGTAAAGCCTATTGAAGAGGATAAAGAAATAATATCAGAATGGGTATCAAATGAAGGTTGGTTAATGTTACCATTGCCCTCTGAATCATGCATGAGTGATGCAAAAAACCGTAGGGGACCAAATATTTATGTTTCTGCTAGTGATGAAGAGATCATAATTGGGATTGCAGTAAATACGTTAGAGTCAGTATACCAGTTAAAAAACATTCTTCATGAATTCCACAACAAGGAAAAAAGCGATTTACTTCATGAAATTACCCGATTAGATGACTCTTTTTTAACAAAAGTAGAACGTAAAATAAAGGAGAAACATTTTAATCAAGCACCTAAATATCAGAATGAAATTAAGATACAATCAAATAAGTTGGATAATGAGTCAATCAATGAGATTTTTTTCATCGTGGATAAGATTCGAGAAGATGGATTGAATTTAAAGAAATCCCGAGGTACATCTCATCCTATTGAAACCCCTAGAATAGAACTTACAGGTACGTTATTTGAAAATGATGATGAGATATTCAGAGAAAAACTCAGTTCTATTAAACCTATTTTTGAGACGTGTATTAATATTAAAAGTAGAACTGAATTGAATAAAATAGACAAAGAGAAAATTGTAGTAATTTGTGCAAAATGCAAAGAAATTATTCCCGAAAGTGAATGCTCTACTGGGACATTTTGTAAAAAATGTGGCTCACTTTTAAAAAGAACAAAAATGAAAAAGATTGATGATTCATATCATTTGAGAAGTGATTAAAAAGGTAAAAAATATTTTCTTTTTTTAGCTCAAATTACTTCCTAAAATTCTGAGTACCTTGATTTCAAGATACCTATATCCCCCATAAATGTTCAGGTAGAATAATTCGAACCCATCCACGCACCCTATAAATACCATAACCACCCCACCTTAACTCATGCAAGAACTCCTCACCCTCCTGCAAAAATCAAAATACTGCGTCATCCTCACTGGCGCAGGGATATCCACGCTTTCAGGCATACCGGACTTCCGGGGGAAGGACGGGATCTATAACAAGTTCGATGCGGACCTGATCTTTTCAATAGACTACTTCAACGAGGATCCTTCGTATTTTTATACGCATTCCAGGGGACTGATATATGATCTTGAGAGGAAGGAGCCGAACATCGTCCATAAGGCCCTGGCAGAGCTTGAGAGGAGAGGGATCGTTAAGGCGGTGATCACGCAGAACATTGATATGTTGCACCAGAGGGCGGGTTCTGAGAACGTTATCGAGGTTCACGGGTCTCCGGCGAGGCATACGTGTCTTGCGTGCGGGAAGAAGTATTCCTTTGAGGAAGTTGTGGGGCTTCTTGAGAAGGAAGAGATTCCCATGTGCAATGAGTGCGGGGGGCTGATCAAGCCGGATGTTGTGTTCTATGGGGAGATGCTTGAGCATGATGTGATCGAAAAGGCCATTGAGGAGAGCTCTAAGGCAGACCTCATCATTGTGCTGGGATCAACACTGGTGGTCCAGCCGGCGGCTACGCTTCCGTTGTATACGCTGGATAACGGCGGGGAGCTTGTTATTGTTAACAATATGGCGACTCCGCTGGATGATTATGCAACCGGGAAGTATGATGACCTTGTGGAAGTTTTCAGTTATCTGGATGAAGTAATGGGTCTTAACATTTCAGAACATATATAAATGAATACAGCTTAAAGAGCTGATACATATATAATTTAAAAACGATGAATATGAAACTGATACCGGATCACATAGCAGAGGCTGAACCACAGGCACACGGGCAGTTGATACTGTCCTTTGCCTTCATGTTCCTGTTCCTGCTGTTCCCCTTCGTCAGCTGGGAGGTCCTTATCGGCCTCTTCTTCTCCTTATTTGTAGCCATCAGGTATCTTGAGGACAGACCAGACGCATTGGGAATGTTCGAACCGATGTTGAAGATACGATCGCCTCAGTATCTGGTAGTTTCGATCTTCATCCTGCTTCTGGTAAGCTTTGTGCTCAACCTGTTCTCTGCCACATATCCGCTCTTTGTGATAGGGCAGACGATCACCATATCGACCATGGGTCTGGGAGTTGCAACCATCGTTCGTTGCCACATGAAATCAAAGTATATTTACCTTACAAAGAATGAATACCCTTCAAAGAAATACAAAGATGAAACCAACGTCCTGAATCTCATACCTTCAAGCATCTCAATGCTTATCACCGGAATTATCTTCGCATTCATCGCCGGTGCCTGGATAGTCTACTGGCAGGATTCCGGCATATCCTATAATCTGGTGTTCTTTGTAGCAGTAATAGGCTCAATAACGGCTGCACTTTTCGAATCCATACCATCCAGGATAAATGAGAATATTTCCATCCCGCTTGGTGCAGGAATGGCAATGTGGCTTTTCGTCTCCTTTGGCTATTCCATACCACCCCAGCAGATATTATTCGCCCTTCTGTTCTCATTGTTCTTAGGATACCTTGCGTATTATGCAAAGATAGCAGACATATCCGCATCCCTGAGTGCCACCCTTATCGGTGTCCTCATCATAGCGTTCAGCAATATCTACTGGTTCGTCCTGCTGCTGACATTCTTCATACTTGGAGGCATGTTCACCAAGTACAAGTACAAACTGAAAGAATCCATGGGCATTGCAGAATCAAAGGGCGGTGTGCGAACCTACGAGAATGTTTTCAGCAACAGTACAGCAGCCCTCATACTGGCCATCGCATACGGGATCTACCCGCAATATGGCGAACTGATCATCTTCGCATACCTTGGTACAGTAGCAACCGCTGCAGGTGACACCCTTGCCAGCGAGATCGGTACGACCTCCAACCAGAAGCCAAGGATGATAACCACCCTCAAGACTGTCAGGACCGGCATCGATGGCGGAGTTACCCTGCTTGGAGAACTTTCATCCATAGGCGGATCTGCAGTCATCGCTATCCTTGCAGTGGCTTTCGGCATGGTGGACAATATCACCGCAGCCCTTTTCATAACCATCACAGGTGGTTTCCTGGGTACGAATGTTGACAGCCTTCTGGGTGCTACCCTCCAGAGTAGAGGAGTGTTATCTAACAGTGGTGTCAATTTTGTAGCTACCTTCATAGGTGCAATTATCTCTGCAGGCCTCTATCTACTGCTTTTCTAACCGTTGCAGATAGTACCCCATAACTTAAACTTCAGCAAAACTATATCATCTTCGAAAACAATTTCTTATTATGAAAGTAAATGGCATTGCACGTGAAACGCTGGAGTTCATCCTGGGTGTCAGCAAGGCATCGGCCCCGAACGAGTTTGCCGGGCTTTTGCAGGTGGAGAAAGAAGTGATCGCAGAGGTCCTCATACTTCCGGGAACCGAGTCCAGTGATCAGAATGCTGTTATCAAGCTGTTCATGATGCCAAACGTATCATCCGTGGGATCGGTACATAGCCATCCCGGGCCTAACATAACTCCTTCAAAGGCCGACCTCCGGCTCTTCGGGAAGACAGGAAGCTATCACATCATTGTAGGAGAGCCTTATGATGAGAACAGCTGGCAATGTTACAATGCTGATGGCGAGCCTATTGATCTACCTGTACTGGATGTTGAACTGGATGAACCGGAATTCATCTGATGCTGTGGTATCTACAACATATTAATTTCTATTTTAGTTATTGCAGTCTGAAATTACTCATCCTGCATCTTCTTGTGGACGAGGCCACCGAGCCAGAAGCCCACCATTCCAATTGCAAAGGCTGCCGGTATGAGAATAAGCATCTTAAAGCCGAGTGGTTCCATAAGAGGGAAGCCCACTGCTACGAAAGCAAGAATGAAAAAGATGTAGCCTGCATACTGTGCCTGTCTTCTGGAGATATTGCTCTTTGACATGATGGTCACTTTGTAATATCTGATAGTATTTAAAGGAAACAGATAACATTGATATGCATCCATCAAAAGTTATCACCATATATGACTTATAATTCAAAAAAGTAAAGCGGAATTATTCACTGATGATCTCGTCATCAACTGGTATCGTAAAAGTGAACTTGCTGCCTTTTCCAACTTCGCTTTCAACCCGGACATTCCCGCCATGCATTTCCACAAACTTCTTAACAAGAGCAAGACCAAGCCCTGTACCACCATATTCACTTGAAGTTGAGGAATCCACCTGAATGAAAGGATAGAACAATTTACCCCGGTCTTTTTGTGAGATGCCTACGCCAGTATCTTCTACAAAAATAGAAATTAACTTGTCAGACCTTTCCACCCCTATTGTCACAGAACCACCCTGATCGGTGAACTTGATCGCATTGCTTACAAGATTATAGAGTATCTGCTTGAGCTTCAATGGATCTGCCACTATAGAAAAATCTTCCATGTTAATGCTGTATTTCAGTTCAATATTCTTCTTTTTTGCAAGAGGCATCATGGTCGACGTTATCCCATTGATGATAGCAAGAATGGCAAATTTTTCAGGGAAAAGCTCCATCTTACCAGCTTCGATCTTTGAAATATCAAGAAGATCATTGACTATTTCTAAAAGATGTTTGCCGTTTTTAATAACATTTGACAGATATTTTTTTTGGATGTCACTTAAAGTACCAAAATTCTCATTGTACAGAACATCCGAGAACCCTATGATCGAATTGAGAGGAGTCCTCAGCTCATGATTCATATTTGCTATAAATTCGGTCTTGGCCCGATTGGCATTTTCAGCAGCGATCTTTGCAGCTATAAGCATATCTTCAGCATTTTTGCATTCAAGACCTGCACCTATGATCTGAGAAACCATATTAAGAATATCGAGATCTTCTTTTGTCCACTCCCCGGCATTTAGGACATCATCAAGACCAAGG includes the following:
- a CDS encoding TIGR00297 family protein; the encoded protein is MKLIPDHIAEAEPQAHGQLILSFAFMFLFLLFPFVSWEVLIGLFFSLFVAIRYLEDRPDALGMFEPMLKIRSPQYLVVSIFILLLVSFVLNLFSATYPLFVIGQTITISTMGLGVATIVRCHMKSKYIYLTKNEYPSKKYKDETNVLNLIPSSISMLITGIIFAFIAGAWIVYWQDSGISYNLVFFVAVIGSITAALFESIPSRINENISIPLGAGMAMWLFVSFGYSIPPQQILFALLFSLFLGYLAYYAKIADISASLSATLIGVLIIAFSNIYWFVLLLTFFILGGMFTKYKYKLKESMGIAESKGGVRTYENVFSNSTAALILAIAYGIYPQYGELIIFAYLGTVATAAGDTLASEIGTTSNQKPRMITTLKTVRTGIDGGVTLLGELSSIGGSAVIAILAVAFGMVDNITAALFITITGGFLGTNVDSLLGATLQSRGVLSNSGVNFVATFIGAIISAGLYLLLF
- a CDS encoding Mov34/MPN/PAD-1 family protein encodes the protein MKVNGIARETLEFILGVSKASAPNEFAGLLQVEKEVIAEVLILPGTESSDQNAVIKLFMMPNVSSVGSVHSHPGPNITPSKADLRLFGKTGSYHIIVGEPYDENSWQCYNADGEPIDLPVLDVELDEPEFI
- a CDS encoding sensor histidine kinase → MRSLIVLPLYMNNQLIGYLGLDDVLNAGEWTKEDLDILNMVSQIIGAGLECKNAEDMLIAAKIAAENANRAKTEFIANMNHELRTPLNSIIGFSDVLYNENFGTLSDIQKKYLSNVIKNGKHLLEIVNDLLDISKIEAGKMELFPEKFAILAIINGITSTMMPLAKKKNIELKYSINMEDFSIVADPLKLKQILYNLVSNAIKFTDQGGSVTIGVERSDKLISIFVEDTGVGISQKDRGKLFYPFIQVDSSTSSEYGGTGLGLALVKKFVEMHGGNVRVESEVGKGSKFTFTIPVDDEIISE